A section of the Pochonia chlamydosporia 170 chromosome 2, whole genome shotgun sequence genome encodes:
- a CDS encoding multidrug resistance protein 1 (similar to Aspergillus terreus NIH2624 XP_001218046.1) — MSAAVVDEGHKAEKPFAPSSSTTLDNEKREDGAVDDTPDEAKPRPERTATFNDYLRVFKYASKWDFLAYAAGVCASIGAGITLPLMNVVFGKFVGNFSSFANFSPDLDVAKAKADFEAKLDKLALYMFALFIARLGLNYINKLCFRMIGIRLSSAIRLHYLQALFAQSIHVLDSMPPGYATTTITSTSNTLQLGISEKLGVFVEFSSTIIAAIIIAFTYNWSLTLVTASSILFIALTVSILLPFIVKGNTRVTKAEGKAAAVASEAMASIRMIMACGAESRIAKKYAAFVEETKQHAQFMSPLIALQFGLIFFGAFAAFGLAFWYGIKSFVDSSRGDLSTIVIVLFSVMMVVFSLERTSTPLLAVSKATVAACQFFTVIDAPAPSKGHLKDPEVSATNDIVLDKVTFAYPSRPHVKILDELDLRIEAGKITAIVGPSGSGKSTIVGLIERWYTLRDQYVVAKAVEQKKKKKKGSESEEDEPEEGQAEPEETGPPIKLSGSISTSGHQLDEIELRWWRSQIGLVQQEPFLFNDTIYTNVANGLVGSQWEHESEEAKRKLVEEACKEAFADEFIDKLPAGYDTLVGDSGAKLSGGQRQRIAIARSIVRKPKILILDEATSAIDVRGERIVQAALDRVAQNRTTITIAHRLSTIKKADRIVVLKKGKVVESGTHESLIAMADGVYAGLVNAQALSLGAENESADDSLDKDGEGSTLEREKSKAKSEHEAKTETKLDKQRNLIKSFGRFFYESKQHWYLMFLTVFFAACAGAAIPLQAYLFANVVVIFKYEADKPKLMSEGNFWSLMWVVLAVGVGLAYFFCFLFSTRLASIIRNKYQQMYFEAILYQKTSFFDEEDHSQGTMTSRASGDPKQLEELMGANMASVYVAICSLSGSIAIAFAFGWKLALVSSCVVLPVLIGSSYWRFKYEIQFDKMNSEVFAESSKFASESIGAFRTVTSLTLEDPICQRFEELCKGHVMTAFKKARWVSLLFGFSDSATMACQALVFYYGGRLLLSGEYQIMNFFVCFMSIIQAGESAGQGLSFGPNAAQVTAASNRILNMRDSRLRDEHSEDEDITEGKGGMKIELDDIHFKYPTRETPVFDGLSLTIEKGQFAALVGASGCGKTSIISLLERFYDLDRGRILCNGKDITDVNVYAYRRHLSLVAQEATLFQGTIRENILLGVNDQTTTDEQLHQACRDASIHDFIVSLPEGYNTNIGSRGVTLSGGQKQRVAIARALIRDPDILLLDEATSSLDSESEKLVQAAFERAGKGRTMVVVAHRLATVQNADVIFVLGEGGKLLEQGNHVELLKRRGVYWQMCQSQALDR; from the exons CCTGATGAACGTTGTATTCG GCAAGTTCGTTGGCAATTTCAGCAGCTTTGCAAACTTCTCCCCAGATCTTGATGTTGCCAAGGCTAAGGCCgactttgaagccaagctGGATAAGCTAGC ACTATACATGTTTGCGCTGTTTATTGCTCGCCTTGGACTCAACTATATCAACAAG CTATGTTTCCGCATGATTGGAATCAGGCTGTCTTCGGCGATCCGCCTGCACTACCTGCAAGCTTTGTTTGCTCAGAGTATTCATGTTTTGGACTCGATGCCCCCTGGATATGCTACCACTACTATTacaagcaccagcaacactCTCCAACTAGGTATTTCGGAGAAACTTGGCGTCTTTGTGGAGttttcatcaacaatcatcGCCGCAATCATCATAGCCTTCACGTACAACTGGTCATTGACTCTTGTGACGGCATCGTCAATTCTATTTATTGCTTTGACAGTCTCCATCCTACTAcccttcatcgtcaaagGCAACACTCGAGTAACAAAG GCCGAAGGAAAAGCAGCAGCCGTCGCCAGCGAGGCTATGGCCAGCATTCGGATGATCATGGCGTGTGGCGCTGAATCACGCATTGCCAAGAAATATGCAGCATTTGTTGAAGAGACCAAGCAGCATGCCCAGTTCATGTCTCCCCTCATTGCCCTTCAGTTTGGACTCATC TTCTTTGGTGCTTTTGCCGCATTCGGCCTCGCTTTCTGGTACGGCATCAAGTCATTTGTTGATAGCTCAAGAGGTGATCTCAGTACTATTGTTAT TGTTTTGTTCTCCGTCATGATGGTCGTCTTCTCTCTGGAGCGAACGTCAACTCCGCTGTTGGCCGTCAGCAAAGCTACAGTAGCCGCTTGCCAATTCTTCACGGTTATCGACGCCCCTGCCCCGAGCAAAGGCCACCTCAAGGACCCCGAGGTCTCCGCTACCAACGATATTGTCTTAGATAAGGTTACGTTCGCCTACCCCAGTCGGCCCCATGTCAAGATTCTTGATGAATTAGACTTGCGCATTGAGGCTGGAAAAATTACGGCAATTGTCGGACCGTCTGGCTCTGGAAAAAGTACTATTGTTGGTCTCATAGAGCGATGGTACACACTGAGGGACCAATACGTCGTAGCGAAAGCTGTggaacagaagaagaagaagaagaagggctcCGAATCCGAAGAGGATGAACCGGAGGAAGGACAAGCTGAACCCGAGGAGACCGGCCCACCTATCAAACTCAGTGGCTCTATTTCAACTTCTGGCCACCAGTTGGATGAAATTGAATTGCGATGGTGGCGATCGCAAATTGGCCTGGTCCAGCAAGAACCCTTTCTTTTTAATGACACTATCTACACGAATGTTGCCAATGGCTTGGTAGGTTCCCAATGGGAACACGAGTCGGAGGAGGCCAAGAGAAAACTAGTCGAAGAGGCGTGCAAAGAAGCATTCGCTGACGAGTTTATTGACAAGCTCCCTGCG GGTTATGACACTCTTGTTGGAGATAGCGGAGCCAAACTCTCTGGGGGTCAACGACAAAGAATCGCCATCGCCCGCTCTATTGTTCGAAAACCAAAGATTCTCATTCTTGACGAAGCCACTAGTGCAATTGATGTCCGCGGTGAACGGATTGTGCAGGCTGCCCTGGACCGAGTTGCCCAAAACCGAACTACCATCACCATTGCGCATCGCTTGTCAACCATCAAGAAGGCAGACCGCATTGTTGTTCTAAAGAAAGGCAAAGTGGTGGAGAGCGGAACGCACGAAAGCCTCATCGCAATGGCAGATGGTGTATACGCTGGCCTTGTCAATGCGCAGGCGTTATCCCTTGGAGCTGAAAACGAATCAGCAGACGATTCTCTCGACAAAGACGGCGAGGGCAGCACCTTGGAACgggagaagagcaaggccAAATCAGAACATGAAGCCAAGACTGAGACCAAATTGGACAAACAACGTAATCTGATTAAGAGTTTTGGTCGTTTCTTCTACGAGTCCAAACAGCATTGGTACCTCATGTTCTTGACCGTATTTTTTGCGGCATGTGCGGGAGCTGCCATTCCCCTTCAAGCTTATCTATTCGCCAACGTTGTGGTCATTTTTAAGTACGAGGCTGACAAGCCAAAGCTCATGTCTGAAGGCAACTTTTGGTCCCTTATGTGGGTGGTTCTCGCTGTTGGAGTCGGCCTCGCCtatttcttttgcttcttatTCTCCACTAGACTGGCGTCCATCATTCGCAACAAGTATCAGCAGATGTACTTCGAGGCTATCTTGTATCAGAAGACATCATTCTTCGACGAAGAGGACCACTCACAAGGCACCATGACATCCCGCGCGTCTGGAGATCCGAAGCAGCTCGAAGAGCTTATGGGAGCCAACATGGCTAGTGTCTATGTCGCCATTTGCAGTCTTTCAGGAtccattgccattgcttTTGCGTTTGGATGGAAATTGGCATTGGTTTCAAGCTGTGTCGTTTTACCCGTACTCATTGGCTCGTCCTACTGGCGCTTCAAATATGAGATCCAGTTTGACAAGATGAATAGTGAGGTATTCGCGGAAAGCTCAAAGTTCGCATCTGAGTCCATTGGGGCTTTCCGCACTGTCACTTCGCTGACCTTGGAAGACCCAATCTGCCAAAGATTTGAAGAACTGTGCAAAGGTCATGTCATGACAGCGTTCAAGAAAGCTAGATGGGTCAGTTTGCTCTTCGGCTTCTCAGACAGCGCCACCATGGCATGCCAAGCTCTCGTCTTCTATTATGGCGGGAGACTTCTTCTGAGTGGCGAGTATCAAATCATGAacttttttgtttgcttcatGTCCATTATCCAGGCTGGTGAGAGTGCCGGCCAGGGATTAAGTTTCGGACCCAATGCGGCTCAAGTGACAGCTGCCTCGAACAGAATTCTCAACATGAGAGACTCGAGACTACGCGATGAGCATTCCGAGGATGAGGACATTACGGAAGGCAAAGGAGGAATGAAAATTGAGCTGGACGATATCCATTTCAAATATCCCACACGGGAGACTCCTGTATTTGACGGCCTGAGCTTGACGATTGAAAAGGGCCAGTTTGCTGCATTGGTTGGAGCTTCTGGCTGTGGCAAAACGAGCATTATCTCGCTGTTGGAAAG ATTCTACGACCTGGACAGGGGAAGAATTCtttgcaatggcaaggaCATCACCGATGTGAATGTGTACGCCTACAGACGACATCTTTCGCTTGTAGCGCAAGAGGCAACCCTATTTCAAG GGACTATCCGAGAAAACATCCTCCTGGGCGTTAATGACCAGACTACGACGGATGAGCAGCTCCATCAAGCTTGCCGAGACGCCTCCATTCACGATTTCATCGTATCCCTCCCAGAAGGatacaacaccaacattGGATCTCGTGGCGTCACCCTCTCAGGAGGACAGAAACAGCGCGTTGCTATTGCTCGTGCTCTCATCCGAGACCCTGATATTCTCCTACTCGACGAAGCCACCAGTTCTCTTGACTCGGAAAGCGAGAAGCTGGTCCAAGCAGCTTTTGAACGCGCGGGCAAAGGCCGAACCATGGTCGTGGTGGCACATAGATTGGCCACGGTCCAAAATGCAGATGTCATTTTCGTGCTAGGCGAAGGCGGAAAGTTGTTGGAACAAGGGAATCATGTGGAGTTACTAAAAAGGAGAGGTGTATACTGGCAAATG TGCCAAAGTCAAGCGTTGGATCGTTGA